One segment of Chionomys nivalis chromosome 1, mChiNiv1.1, whole genome shotgun sequence DNA contains the following:
- the Xpc gene encoding DNA repair protein complementing XP-C cells: MARKRPAGGRRRGRGRQAEDNKAARHGESEADDFEDEKQKPPKKCLVSRVSQGKRKRGCSDPGEPGKGPAKKKATKATAKSKNRKAPKEEALSDGDDGADFRESPGDCKKAKKPPKREVVDKDSDEDEDSEDDWEEVEELAEPVLDMGENSATSQSVLPVKAVEIEIETPEQVKARKKSEKIKMELETYLRRMLKRFNKEVQENMHKVHLLCLLASGFYRNNICREPDLLAIGLSIIPTRFTKVPLQHRDTIFLSNLVKWFIGTFTVNADLSASEQDSLQTTLERRIAIYSAKDEEELVYIFLLILRALQLLTRLVLSLQPIPLKPSVAKGKKLSTETSLESPGGSSETSSKVPESHNTPKTSKRIKQEETFSEDSDRADARGKRSKATAGSRQQRKPSCSEGEEAKQKTQRRAHTRARRVTAKVSYKEESGSEEAGSGSDFELSSGEGQHSSDEDDEPGPRKQKRAPVPQRSKARSKSASKTQRGPPDFPAASSSSSGSKRGKKVSSGGEETGDGKAAGIDQWLEVFCEPQAKWVCVDCVHGVVGQPLTCYRYATKPTTYVVGIDSDGWVRDVTQRYDPAWMTATRKCRVDAEWWTETLRPYQSPLTEREKKEDQEFQAKHLDEPLPTSIGTYKNHPLYALKRHLLKFQAIYPETAAVLGYCRGEAVYSRDCVHTLHSKDTWLKQARVVRLGEVPYKMVKGFSNRARKARLSEPQLHDYNDLALYGHWQTEEYQPPVAVDGKVPRNEFGNVYLFLPSMMPIGCVQMHLPNLHRVARKLGIDCVQAITGFDFHGGYCHPVTDGYVVCEEFRDVLLTAWENEQAIIEKKEKEKKEKRALGNWKLLVRGLLIRERLQLRYGAKSEAVVPHGNAGGGLSSDEEEGTSSQAETARVLAASWPQNREAKEEPKPEYRKMTRKRRAAEASHLFPFEKL; this comes from the exons ATGGCTCGAAAGCGCCCTGCAGGTGGAAGGCGGCGGGGGCGCGGCCGGCAAGCTGAGGACAACAAAGCAGCCCGGCACGGGGAGAGCGAGGCGG ACGACTTTGAAGATGAGAAACAGAAACCCCCAAAGAAGTGCCTTGTCTCCAGAGTTTcccaaggaaagaggaagagaggctgCAGTGATCCAGGAGAACCCGGAAAGGGTCCTGCAAAAAAGAAAGCGACCAAAGCCACTGCTAAATCTAAGAATCGCAAGGCTCCAAAGGAGGAAGCCCTCAGCGATGGAGACGACGGGGCCGATTTCAG GGAGTCTCCAGGTGACTGCAAGAAGGCCAAGAAACCTCCAAAGAGAGAGGTGGTGGACAAAGACAGCGATGAAGATGAGGACAGTGAGGATgactgggaggaggtggaag AACTTGCTGAGCCTGTGCTGGACATGGGAGAAAATTCTGCCACCtcacagtctgtcctgcctgtgAAGGCAGTGGAGATAGAAATTGAAACACCGGAGCAGGTGAAGGCACGTAAGAAAAG TGAGAAGATAAAGATGGAGCTGGAGACGTACCTGCGGAGGATGCTGAAGCGCTTCAATAAAGAAGTTCAGGAGAACATGCACAAG GTTCACCTGCTGTGCCTGCTGGCCAGTGGCTTCTATCGAAATAATATCTGTCGCGAGCCAGATCTGCTGGCCATTGGCCTCTCTATCATCCCAACTCGCTTTACCAAGGTGCCGCTTCAACATAGGGACACCATCTTCCTCTCAAACCTGGTGAAATG GTTCATTGGAACCTTCACAGTCAATGCGGACCTTTCAGCCAGTGAGCAGGACAGCCTGCAGACAACCTTGGAAAGGAGAATCGCCATTTACTCCGCGAAGGATGAGGAGGAGTTGGTCTAT ATATTCCTTCTCATTCTTCGGGCTCTGCAGCTGCTCACCCGACTGGTGTTGTCTCTACAGCCCATTCCACTGAAGCCATCTGTAGCAAAG GGGAAGAAATTGTCCACGGAAACATCGTTAGAGAGCCCTGGAGGCTCTTCAGAAACTTCCAGTAAAGTTCCAGAAAGCCACAACACACCCAAGACCAGCAAAAGAATCAAACAAGAAGAAACCTTTTCTGAGGACAGTGACAGGGCAGATGCCAGAGGGAAGAGAAGCAAGGCCACTgcgggcagcaggcagcagagaaaGCCCTCCTGCAGTGAGGGGGAGGAAGCCAAGCAGAAAACCCAGAGGCGTGCACACACCCGGGCACGGCGGGTGACTGCCAAGGTGTCTTACAAAGAGGAGAGTGGGAGTGAAGAGGCAGGCAGTGGCTCTGATTTCGAACTCTCCAGCGGAGAAGGCCAGCATTCCTCTGATGAGGATGATGAGCCCGGCCCGCGGAAGCAGAAGAGGGCCCCCGTTCCTCAGAGGTCAAAGGCCAGGTCTAAGAGTGCCTCCAAGACACAGCGTGGGCCACCAGACTTTCCAGCAGCGTCTTCAAGCTCTTCAGGCAGTAAGAGAGGCAAGAAGGTTTCCAGTGGTGGCGAAGAGACAGGAGATGGGAAAGCTGCTGGTATAGACCAGTGGCTGGAGGTGTTCTGTGAGCCACAGGCGAAGTGGGTGTGTGTGGACTGTGTGCACGGTGTGGTGGGCCAGCCTTTGACGTGTTACAGATATGCCACCAAACCCACGACCTATGTTGTAGGCATTGACAGTGATGGCTGGGTCCGAGATGTCACTCAGAGGTATGACCCAGCCTGGATGACCGCAACCCGCAAGTGCCGGGTTGATGCTGAGTGGTGGACTGAGACCTTGAGACCCTACCAGAGCCCACTTacggagagggagaagaaggaagaccaGGAG TTTCAGGCGAAGCACCTGGACGAGCCTTTGCCCACTTCCATTGGCACATATAAGAACCACCCTCTATATGCCCTGAAGCGCCACCTCTTGAAATTCCAGGCCATCTACCCTGAGACAGCTGCAGTCCTTGGGTATTGTCGTGGAGAAGCTGTCTACTCCAG GGATTGTGTGCATACTCTGCACTCCAAGGATACATGGCTGAAGCAAGCAAGAGTGGTGCGGCTTGGAGAAGTGCCCTACAAG ATGGTGAAAGGCTTCTCCAACCGTGCCCGGAAAGCCCGGCTTTCGGAGCCCCAGCTGCATGACTACAATGACTTGGCCCTCTATGGTCACTGGCAGACAGAGGAGTATCAGCCCCCTGTGGCCGTAGATGGGAAG GTGCCTCGGAATGAGTTTGGGAACGTgtatctcttcctgcccagcatgATGCCTATCGGCTGTGTCCAGATGCACCTGCCCAACCTGCACCGTGTGGCCCGCAAGCTGGGCATCGACTGCGTGCAGGCCATCACTGGCTTCGATTTCCACGGAGGCTACTGCCATCCAGT AACTGATGGCTACGTTGTCTGTGAGGAATTCCGAGACGTGCTGCTGACTGCTTGGGAGAATGAACAGGCCATCattgaaaagaaggagaaggag AAAAAGGAGAAGCGGGCACTGGGGAACTGGAAGCTTCTGGTCAGAGGACTGCTCATCAGAGAGAGGCTGCAACTCCGATATGGGGCCAAG AGTGAGGCAGTGGTTCCCCATGGAAATGCGGGCGGTGGACTCTCTTCTGATGAAGAGGAAGGGACCAGCTCACAAGCAGAAACAGCCAGAGTTCTGGCTGCCTCCTGGCCACAAAACCGAGAGGCTAAAGAAGAGCCGAAGCCTGAGTACCGGAAGATGACCCGGAAGAGGCGGGCGGCAGAGGCTTCCCATCTCTTCCCATTCGAGAAGCTGTAG
- the Lsm3 gene encoding U6 snRNA-associated Sm-like protein LSm3 isoform X2, translating to MADDVDQQQTTNTVEEPLDLIRLSLDERIYVKMRNDRELRGRLHAYDQHLNMILGDVEETVTTIEIDEETYEEIYKSTKRNIPMLFVRGDGVVLVAPPLRVG from the exons ATGGCGGACGACGTAGATCAG CAACAGACCACCAATACTGTAGAGGAGCCCCTGGATCTCATCAGGCTCAGTTTGGATGAGCGAATTTATGTGAAGATGAGAAACGACAGAGAGCTTCGAGGCAGATTACAT GCTTATGATCAACATTTAAATATGATCCTGGGAGATGTGGAAGAAACTGTGACAACAATAGAGATTGATGAAGAGACGTATGAGGAGATATATAAA TCAACAAAACGGAACATCCCCATGCTCTTTGTCCGGGGAGATGGTGTTGTTCTAGTTGCCCCTCCATTGAGAGtcggctga
- the Lsm3 gene encoding U6 snRNA-associated Sm-like protein LSm3 isoform X1 yields MADDVDQQQTTNTVEEPLDLIRLSLDERIYVKMRNDRELRGRLHAYDQHLNMILGDVEETVTTIEIDEETYEEIYKTCWKLRRQHLYQTTLINPHLGFSRLHGLCLRTSQQNGTSPCSLSGEMVLF; encoded by the exons ATGGCGGACGACGTAGATCAG CAACAGACCACCAATACTGTAGAGGAGCCCCTGGATCTCATCAGGCTCAGTTTGGATGAGCGAATTTATGTGAAGATGAGAAACGACAGAGAGCTTCGAGGCAGATTACAT GCTTATGATCAACATTTAAATATGATCCTGGGAGATGTGGAAGAAACTGTGACAACAATAGAGATTGATGAAGAGACGTATGAGGAGATATATAAA ACCTGCTGGAAATTGAGGAGACAGCATCTCTATCAGACCACCCTGATTAACCCTCACCTGGGCTTCAGCAGGCTGCATGGTCTTTGCCTGAGGACAAG TCAACAAAACGGAACATCCCCATGCTCTTTGTCCGGGGAGATGGTGTTGTTCTAG